The following are encoded together in the Bradyrhizobium genosp. L genome:
- a CDS encoding ArsC family reductase, with amino-acid sequence MSITIYGIKNCDTMKKARAWLDDNGVAYDFHDYKTAGIGKDKLKQWSDEVGWETLLNRAGTTFKKLPDADKEGLSERNALALMAEQPSMIKRPVLDLGPKRVVGFKPDIYAKEVPAKARKT; translated from the coding sequence GTGAGCATCACCATCTACGGCATCAAGAACTGCGACACCATGAAGAAGGCGCGGGCGTGGCTCGACGACAACGGCGTCGCCTACGACTTCCACGACTACAAGACCGCGGGCATCGGCAAGGACAAGCTCAAGCAATGGAGCGACGAAGTCGGCTGGGAGACGCTGCTCAACCGCGCCGGCACCACCTTCAAGAAGCTGCCTGATGCCGACAAGGAAGGATTGAGCGAGCGCAACGCGCTGGCGCTGATGGCCGAGCAGCCCTCGATGATCAAGCGTCCGGTGCTCGACCTCGGCCCCAAGCGCGTCGTCGGCTTCAAGCCGGATATTTATGCCAAGGAGGTGCCGGCGAAGGCGCGGAAGACCTAA